The genomic stretch TTGCTGCTGAATGGATCCTGCAATATCTTTTGTAACAACATGAATAATATCATTTTCTATTTCATCCTTGGTTGCTTCACATTTTAACTCAGTAGACcatcatttaatttcttaatttaatataacAAAACTATTCCATATATTTAAGTTAATCCTTACTTAAAACATAACAAAgactaaaattttagttttatgtatagtttatttcttttaaaaattaaaatacaggCTACAGATTCACAACAAAGGAAGAAAGTCAATTTTTTTCAGCGACACATCTAAGACTATTTTTAATTGTAACGTCAAAATTATTTAGTCAATTTTAGTTCAACCTTcctttggtttttaatttatatccaGAGTTTTATAACTTCGATTTAAGCAaggttaattttgttaaaaagataTCATCCTCACTTCGACTTTCATGTATAacttatttcaatttttaatcacTATTAAGTCCTAAGTCCGACTCAAAATTACACAATTAAGTTGTCCAATTTCTTTATTCTAACATatagcaaaattaatttttttaattcatttttctcACAATCcaatgcaattatttttttctacccaAATTTTGTAATATTCCTTGATCATAATATtgcaagttatttatttatttatttatttattgcaaaaTTCCATAATTCCCATAACCTAAACATTCATAATTCAAGCTTAATCAAGTCAAGTCTTTCCATTAccattaaacataaaatttctatttcatttcatttcattcttCATGTTTCAACACAAGTTACGATAATTATGACTAAATAATATTCATgcatttctttaaaaaactttctcaattttttcttcttatggtCGACACCAAATTCTTTACAgcactagatttttttttctaattagtcattattttaagttgttttcatcattttccaTCCTGATTTCATCAAACAAGATAAATTTCTCATTTCCCTTAAATTTTCTCATGAACCTTAACCtataatttacaattaaaacatcaattctaaatcaaattcaatataacttacaaaatcaaacttaaaaccCTTTACCTAGTGATAAAGAGAGTTTCGATCCTTAATTAGTCGAATTTTTTGGgtgctctctcttttctctctttggctctaaaccctttttattttattttctaaattcttcttccttttttttattattttattcttgctTTGATGTTGTTTCCCCACTACCAAGACCAATCTCTCTCAAATCCAGTTAAGTTTTCATGCATGCCCCCCCCCCTCTtctttatacaaaaataaagattaaggCTTTTAATAGTCTTATCTCTAGATAATTACATATTATCCCTTTtagtttggtatttttttttgctagcaACTTGGGGTgtgtgtatttatatttttaatttcattatttaaattaactgATTCTATCTCCaggttaatattttaatattcagGAAATTTTAATCGAGGTTTTTACACAGATTAACctgaattaacttgttaaatcaaatcaaatcaaatcatgaaattaaaaaaaaaattaataagaaaaaataaaaaaaacttaagtcaaCCTAAGTTAACATGTTTAACCAATAACTCGAATTATGtggagataacctcataaaaaacaaattaaaataaattataaagctcaattctaaATCAACTTAGTAttggaataataaaataaaaaaaacaattaaaaaaacgagtcaacttgggttaaacttttcaaactcatgattatgataatgagattaaaataattttataaaaaaataaataaataagaattatcAAACTTATTACAAATAAACCAGATATGGAAGGatgagattgagaaaaaaaactcaagttaattgGTTAAACTTGTGATTCGGGTcatgaaattaagataattttttttaatattaagtaataaaattaaaaaaataatttttttaaaaaaaatattattaaaatcaatagtGATTCACGAGAAAAGTAACAATGAATTCCACTCGTCATTGGCTAGTGCTATAGTCAACGATTTTAGTACCAACATCAATTAATAGATATTCGGAGAATCCAACACTAAGACGCCAAATGGAAGATGCACGCACCAAAGAATAGTCTTCCATGTTGCTGCTTTATTTATTAGGGATACAATGggttttatatacatatatatatatatatatatatatatatatatattttaactaaaatggttttttttttttttttttaacttgattacATCCTTGGGATTTTCATACAAATctattaaatgattattaaaattttgacacaatgtttaaaaataagtttacaaataattttagattaactttaataatttcaatcaaAAGCGTGATAAATCTTCATTTACGTGATAggagtaatttttatattttctcaattCATCACCCATACATTTTATATCTCGTGAGACACACTATAATATGTCAAAAATCCTAAAAACTCAACCATTGATCCTTTGGAATTGTTTACGCTGCTCAATATTATCTACTTCTAGagatttctctttctttttaatttcttggagAACTATGTAGTGCAGATCCTATTCGAGAGTGagattatgattgttttttaaagtgttttttactcgaaaatatattaaaataatatatttttatattttaaaaattatttttgatattagcatatcaaaattatttaaaaatataaaaaaaattattaatttgaaacaaagaaaaaaaataaaaaaaaattaatttttttaaaatatttttgaaacacaaaaataaataagatctAATCCCAGTCAatataaaaggatgaatatcatGGAAGGAAATCCATGCCACCAAAAACGGAACTAAGGGGTGGCAAGGCACCTGCAAAAGGCccttacaaaatattttaggatttttttttatttagtatttaaatataacAAGCAATgagttttctaataataaattattatttcattagttatttttaaatttaaaattatctctTTGTGTacgttgggaaaaaaaaaagataaataaccttttcaatttaattaccttTCTTTACCGTTTCTCTATCTTCCTTCTCTAGAGTCCTAAccaagaaatataataataaaaagcaatgTGGAAAGGTTAAAACAAAGCTACCAATTAATTCATTGTTTATCAAAACAAGGTAATTAGTGAcctaaatttaaattcttttgttttttttatgtttgataagaATTTGatgaggtttatatatatattctgattttttttttctagatctactagttttacattttttattttttgttatagtaaatgtctttttttttttctaatgaatttgatatattttatgggtttatttcaattatgcctagatttttttatattttgttttttagcagAGCCgtccaaaattatcaattttttcttatgtgTACCTTATATTATCACCAGGTCCAATATACAATTAGACAcgatttttttagtcaaattaagTTCTTTGAAAAGCACATACCCAacttataattcaatttaagttttttttttagaaatcaataattctattttttatgttagatttgtttttatatatcaatttttttttaatatgttaattttgcttttatatgcacatggtttacatattaaaaaaaatatatatcttattatattagTTTGACCCTCCTATTAAGTAATCCCAGCTCCACCCTTGCATGCCACCATATAGAGTGAAAAAGACTATTTTAACCATCTATTCTCAAACTATTGGCACCCGAAAACTGTGGATCTACTCTCTACACAATCCAGACCACAGCTCCTGTCCCTTTGTTTTAGAAGCTTATTTGgtataaagtatttttgttaaaaaaatatattgaaattattattttttatattaacatgttaaaataatatgaagatataaaaaaaaaattgaaaaaaaaattaatttttttttaaaaaaaaatacaaatacgcTATAAATCTGTGCGTGTTTATTTCaccttctgtttttttctctgttgaacataaaaaaatatggtgatATTGATTATTGACGTGCAATCTAATACTCTTCGATAACTGTTCAGCGAGGCTCGTTGGCATCTAAAGACGGGTTACTGTTGGTCCACGTGGACAATGGATCCAAATCGTCCCACCtgctttgaaaaaatataaaatatctaaaacatgATTACAAAATTTCCAAAGTTGTTAATTATTCATTACTTGTAGGTGCTGTGTTTGGTCTTtgattttaaaagtgatttatatatatatatatatatatatatatatatatatatattaacatattaaaattgttaaaaaatattaaaaaaatatttcttacgCTAGCTAAGTGGCCCTTGGTGAAAGGATTAATTAGctaaaaaaacagtttttgctccctttttaaaattatcttaaaaaaatcacttgCACTGGCATGTCTATGgccatgtttattttttcattcatgttttttttttaaaaaaattaatattattttaatatttttagattattttgatacattaatattaaaaattaattttttaaaattaaaaaatatcattttaatatatttttaattaaaaaacactttaaaaaaaaataaaaatcacatttcCATACAGGCCTGATAACGATATCTAGTTAACTTACAGGCGGTGCATGATATcttgttataaataaatattcaaaaacttttaaaaatcattgttGAATCCCAACAATAAATATGAAAAGTAAACTAAAAATCAAGGGTGCTCATTCATTCTAGCCTTTATTTaagatataaataatttataattttaacgcATCTAAGACCtagatattaatatttaatcattGAGAATTACTTTCGTCTTGTCGAGAGAATGCGTGCTTGGTTTGTTTacgttaattattattattgttcttcTATCCtgctttaattaattacttgaatTCTAGCTCGTCTGTGTGGGTTCGTATTTTTGACTTGCGGTCCCACAACCCTGACCCACAAACACACAGGTCATGAGTTTTTCCACGTGGCACGTTAATAACCGTCCAACTCAGCGTAGCAATGATGCCAGCAACTGCCAAAATAGCATAGCTGGAGAGTGACCTCCTAGCCCACACCACCAAACACGGCGAAATGACAAACTGTGCAGTTGCGGTTTCTCGGAACATTTGAAGGTGGTTTCCTCGAGGAACTTTGCTGATTATATAACATGCTACTGTTTGAGAGTggtgtaaaaattaatttttgaatttattttaaaaaacacagctGGAAATCAACGATAAACACCACCTAGCTCGACTAAGATGAATTCTAGGTTGCAGAAAAAGGGTGCTCGACGCCATTGAAATAGTATCGCGAGattgatcttttctttgcttttgttaGGGAGGGCCAGTTAAGTCTCGCTGATGATTGGATGCCTTGAACATTCCAGTCGTCCGCCCACCATTTGGAGAAAAAGAGGACAGGGATTCAAGAAATTTTATACTCCGATGGTATGAAGGTGATCGTTGGCTAGCTGGACTCGTCGTCTTCTCTGACAGCGAGATGATAGGTTATTTTATGCATGATAGGCGTCGGCAAATAACTCTTTGCGTCTCGTAGTCATTAAAGCATTTTAATTGTTCATAGTGGTGAAGTCCTTTTCGATTGCAGTGCCTCTTTCATTTTAAGGCGTCAACTTGAGAGCAAAagcttgaaaaaagaaataatattccTCGACCAGATTGATCTCTTGGATACATCACCTGCTTCATATCCTGCATATGAATAGAAAATTACAATCtagctttgttttctttttcgtcTTCTTTTTCTGGTCTTTCCACCGCCACTGGCTTGCCGATTACCAGCATTTATTATTGCAGTGGTGgatgttttttaaggttttttttttatgtctagaaattaataatattttttattttttatattaatacatccacgtaaaaacaaaaaataaatttaaaataaaacaataaaatttaatttttttcaaaaaatattttgaaacgtTTCTAAAAAGCTATATTAAAAGGAAACATAGTAAATTACCAAAACTTATTGTTCCCCATTCAttctatattttgatttaagtttatatatatatataatggattTACTTGCAGTTAGAACCACgacaacaataaatttaattaccgaaaaaaggataaatttaatttgaaattttacgaATCCTTGGAAGTACCATCGCTGTTATTCTGTGAAGatattcctaaaaaataaagattgtaaTGTAAATTGGTCTGGAGGAACATTAATGAGATAATAATTCCATTATTTACACATAATTAATATAACTTTGTATTTTACAACAATTTTCATTCTTTGAATCAACTCGACTCTTTAATGTGCTTCACTGAAATCACCggtattcaaaaattaaaataaaaattggccAACCCTCTATAGTttcctagaaaataaaatatatagtcaTATAATAAATagcttaataataaaaatttgaaaccaaaaaGTTTGCTTTTTTATGATCTTAAATTTAAGTCTTGTGGTgactaatataataatttactggaaacttacatgattgttaattttaaaatctgtaaGATTAATCGAGATATGTACCAACTGACTCGAACATCCACATTAATCAATTATATAAAGAGAGCAATTGAGTTTGATCAAGTTaacatgaaaacacaaaaatcacaacTGATTGCtattcatgttaaaataaattcttagaaTTGCATCAAAATTCCCAGCCGTgacaataaacaaatattattagaaacaaATATCAATGCACGACACTTAACAATTATTAATCCAAAATTAGCATGGATTGCATCATGCATTGTGCCTGGGATGTCAAAGGGCATCCATGAGTTGAAAAGCAAGAAATTTAGATATTAATATCCTATTAATTgagttttagatatttatataaatatttattatttaactattatttattatttaacctACAATAAAAtagtatcatatatatatatatatatacacacacacaataaaaatatatattttagattaaattagatcaagttttaaattaaattttataatattcataccgtatttattatttataaaataaagtaattaaaacaaatctatCAATTTAGATCGGTACATTATGTTGGAATTAAATTAACATCCTTAATTGTGCCTCAaaggtgtttgtttttgttttcttctgaggtatattattttttcttaaaaaaaatgcaagcagtagagatattttaatacaacaaaaataagagaaattaaaaaaaaaaaaaaaaaaaaaaaagttagaagaCACCTGAATTCTAAATGAAACCCACAACCGGCACACGCTCACCCACATATAAAAGCAACCCTCCCCTTCATTAAAAGCCGATCCCCTGCACGCTCTTGTGTTGCTTGCTGTTTTCCTCCCCGCAACCCCCTACCCTCCACGAGCCATGGAGCCCCCGCCACCATCAACACTACAAACGACCACCTCGATACCGACCACGCTTCTCAACAAATACGAATTAGGCCGATTACTAGGCCGTGGTAGCTTTGCAAAAGTCTACGCAGCCCGCTCTTTATCCGACAAGACACAGCTGGCAGCGATCAAGATCatagacaaaacaaaaaccGATGCTGCCATGGAACCTCGTATCATCTCCGAGATTTCAGCCATGCAACGCCTGCAAGACCACCCAACCATTCTCAAAATTCACGAAGTTATGgcaacaaaaaccaaaatctaCCTCGTCATGGAACTTGCCTCGGGAGGTGATCTTTACTCTAAGATCCGCAAGATTGGGAAACTCAAAGAATCAGCCGCACGTCGTTACTTTCAACAACTTGTGTCTGCCCTCCACTTCTGCCACCAAAATGGTGTCTCTCACCGCGATATCAAGCCTCATAATTTACTCCTTGACGGTAaaggtaatttaaaaatatctgattttggactCTCGGCTTTGAAGAATGGTGGTGGTGACGGTGTGTTTTTGCTTCAGACTGCTTGTGGGACCCCAGCTTTCACGGCACCGGAAGTAATGTCGCGCCAGGGTTACGACGGAGCTAAAGCGGATGCTTGGTCTTGTGGagtcattttgttctttttattgtcGGCTTATTTGCCATTTGATGACAGTAATCTTGCTTTCTTGTATAAGAGAGCTCATAAAGGAGAATATCAAGTGCCCTCTTGTATATCAAAGCCGGTTAAATCGATTATAAACCAGCTTCTAGACCCAAATCCTAATACAAGAATGAGCATGGAAGCTTTAATGAAGCATTCTTGGTTTTTGAAGAAGTTTGAATTGCCAACTCAAAGTAGTGTGTTCGAGttggattataaaaaatattgtaaatttgatCAAAAGAGTGCCGTTGCTTGCATTACTGCGTTTGATATAATATCTCTATCTTCAGGGTTGGATTTGTCTCGGTTATTTGAGGTTAAGAGTCGGAAAGAGAGAAGATTTACATCAAGCGAAACGGTGGAAAGAGTTACAGAGAGATTGAGAGAGGTTGGAGGGAGATTGGGGTATAGGGTAGTGGAAGGAAAGGGTGGGAGTGCTATTGGGTTGGGGAAAGGGAGGGTGGGAGTGTTGTTTGAGGTGTTCGAAATAGCGGAGAAGCTGTTGGTGGTGGAAGTTAAGATGGTGGAGGGTGGTGGGGTGGAATTTGAGGAGGTTCATTGGGGAGAACTGAAAGATGAGCTTGAGGACGTTGTGCTTCAATGGCATAATGATGTCATGTGAAGAGAGGTTCATGTTGTCCTTCAATGGATCAGTTTGAGGAGGTTCGAGGATGTTAGTAACAAAGTTAGCCTAATTACTTGTTCTCGGATGGATGCGTATATGGTTACTGTTCTAATCGGGGATGGAAAACCTGAGCTGATCGTTGTTAATGAAAGAATGTGTTCAGTTGCAGTATATTTTTCACTATTTACTTGTGTTAGCTTGGTTTGTGATCTTAACCTCTTGGTTTAAGCTAGTTAACTTGTAACGGTGATAATCTCACTCAAGTTGGAATAATTAAATTCTCTTTGTTTGCCTTGTTACTTTCTGATCTATACTTGCGTTCTTTGATTTGGCATGACACAAAACCAGCACTTCAGGATATGCAAAAGAAGCACTtgcaagatttgtttttttatcaggaGCTGTGTACGT from Populus alba chromosome 8, ASM523922v2, whole genome shotgun sequence encodes the following:
- the LOC118056680 gene encoding CBL-interacting serine/threonine-protein kinase 4, producing the protein MEPPPPSTLQTTTSIPTTLLNKYELGRLLGRGSFAKVYAARSLSDKTQLAAIKIIDKTKTDAAMEPRIISEISAMQRLQDHPTILKIHEVMATKTKIYLVMELASGGDLYSKIRKIGKLKESAARRYFQQLVSALHFCHQNGVSHRDIKPHNLLLDGKGNLKISDFGLSALKNGGGDGVFLLQTACGTPAFTAPEVMSRQGYDGAKADAWSCGVILFFLLSAYLPFDDSNLAFLYKRAHKGEYQVPSCISKPVKSIINQLLDPNPNTRMSMEALMKHSWFLKKFELPTQSSVFELDYKKYCKFDQKSAVACITAFDIISLSSGLDLSRLFEVKSRKERRFTSSETVERVTERLREVGGRLGYRVVEGKGGSAIGLGKGRVGVLFEVFEIAEKLLVVEVKMVEGGGVEFEEVHWGELKDELEDVVLQWHNDVM